One Eubacteriales bacterium mix99 genomic window carries:
- a CDS encoding carboxyl transferase domain-containing protein — translation MSTEKKRTEMQDKKRFLQLGGGQDKISKQHEKGKLTARERIRKLVDPGSFVELDAFVTHRCTDFGMEQVDASADGVVAGYATIDSRPVYLYSQDFTVLGGSLGEMHAKKITKVMDMAMKMGCPVLCLNDSGGARIQEGIDGLSGYGDIFLHNTMASGVIPQISVILGPCAGGAVYSPALTDFIFMVDDVSKMFITGPQVVQAATGEEVTAEELGGAKTHNEVSGVAHFECSSEEECFTAIRTLLSYLPQNNLEDAPVVSSNDDINRLSPELNTILPDNSSQAYDIKDVIRQITDNGEFFEIQSLFARNIVVGFARLNGKSVGIVANQPKVKAGSLDIDASDKAARFIRFCDCFNIPIITLTDVPAFLPGVDQEHGGIIRHGAKLLYAYSEATVPKVNVILRKAYGGAYIAMSSKHLGTDLVFAWPTAEIAVMGPEGAANIIFHKEIQAADNPMEKRQEKIQEYRNQFSTPYKAAARGYIDDVIEPEATRPRLISALEMLESKRESRPPKKHGNFPV, via the coding sequence ATGTCTACAGAAAAAAAGCGAACGGAAATGCAGGATAAAAAACGGTTTTTGCAATTGGGCGGAGGTCAGGATAAAATCAGCAAGCAGCATGAAAAAGGTAAGCTGACCGCCAGGGAAAGAATCAGGAAACTGGTGGATCCAGGCAGCTTTGTGGAGCTGGATGCGTTTGTAACCCATCGCTGTACGGATTTTGGCATGGAGCAGGTGGATGCTTCCGCAGACGGGGTGGTGGCAGGATATGCCACAATTGACAGCCGGCCTGTTTATTTGTATTCCCAGGACTTTACTGTACTGGGGGGATCCCTTGGAGAGATGCATGCCAAAAAAATCACAAAAGTCATGGATATGGCCATGAAAATGGGTTGTCCTGTTCTATGCCTCAATGATTCCGGCGGCGCCCGGATTCAGGAGGGAATTGACGGGCTCAGCGGATATGGGGATATTTTTCTTCACAACACCATGGCATCCGGTGTCATCCCGCAGATTTCCGTCATTCTTGGCCCCTGTGCAGGCGGTGCGGTTTATTCCCCGGCATTGACGGACTTCATATTTATGGTGGATGATGTCAGCAAGATGTTTATCACAGGCCCACAGGTTGTTCAGGCAGCCACCGGCGAAGAAGTAACCGCCGAAGAACTGGGGGGAGCCAAAACACACAATGAGGTAAGTGGAGTGGCTCACTTTGAATGCAGTTCCGAAGAGGAATGTTTTACAGCCATTCGTACTCTGCTGTCCTATCTTCCTCAAAACAATCTGGAGGATGCTCCGGTTGTTTCTTCCAATGATGATATCAACCGATTGTCGCCGGAGTTGAATACCATCCTTCCGGACAATTCCAGCCAGGCTTATGATATCAAGGATGTCATAAGGCAGATAACGGATAACGGAGAGTTTTTTGAAATCCAATCCCTGTTTGCCCGGAATATTGTCGTCGGTTTTGCCCGGCTTAATGGAAAGTCCGTTGGAATTGTTGCCAATCAGCCAAAAGTAAAAGCGGGTTCCCTGGATATTGATGCTTCGGACAAAGCTGCCAGGTTTATCCGGTTTTGCGACTGCTTCAATATTCCCATTATTACCTTGACGGATGTCCCTGCATTCCTGCCCGGTGTGGATCAGGAGCATGGAGGGATTATCCGCCATGGGGCGAAACTCCTTTATGCCTATTCCGAAGCCACGGTACCGAAGGTCAATGTGATCCTGCGGAAAGCATACGGAGGCGCTTACATTGCCATGAGCAGCAAGCACCTGGGGACAGACTTGGTATTTGCATGGCCTACTGCCGAAATTGCCGTTATGGGTCCGGAAGGGGCTGCCAACATCATATTCCATAAAGAGATCCAGGCTGCAGACAATCCAATGGAAAAGCGGCAGGAGAAAATCCAGGAGTACCGCAATCAATTTTCCACTCCCTATAAGGCAGCTGCCAGAGGGTACATTGATGATGTGATCGAACCGGAAGCTACCAGACCTCGTTTGATCAGTGCATTGGAGATGCTGGAAAGCAAGAGGGAAAGCAGACCGCCGAAAAAGCACGGCAATTTCCCTGTCTGA
- a CDS encoding pseudouridine synthase yields MRLQKYMAHCGVGSRRKCEKIIEQGRVCQNGKKVDRMGVMVDPEGDKIALDGKRIQMPREARVYILLNKPRGTITSVHDQFNRETVLDRIGWKGARIYPIGRLDYDTEGLLLLTNDGELTFEMTHPSHQIEKEYFCIVKGNPTSGQLNRLTKGVDIGGFITSPAKVKCLGRRQGYARLRIVIREGKNRQVRRMFDAIGCPVVFLRRERMGNVRLGNLSPGEWRYLTEREVTYLKSLAGGNTKE; encoded by the coding sequence ATGCGGTTACAGAAATATATGGCACACTGCGGCGTCGGCTCAAGAAGAAAGTGTGAAAAAATCATAGAACAGGGCAGAGTCTGTCAGAACGGCAAAAAAGTGGATCGGATGGGAGTCATGGTGGATCCGGAGGGAGACAAGATAGCACTGGATGGAAAGCGGATTCAGATGCCACGTGAAGCCAGGGTTTATATCCTTCTCAACAAGCCCCGGGGCACCATTACTTCTGTTCATGATCAATTTAATCGGGAAACCGTATTGGATCGGATCGGTTGGAAAGGAGCCCGCATCTATCCGATAGGCAGACTGGATTACGACACGGAAGGGCTTCTGCTGTTGACCAATGACGGAGAACTGACTTTTGAAATGACACATCCAAGCCATCAGATCGAAAAGGAATACTTTTGCATCGTAAAGGGAAATCCAACGTCCGGTCAGCTGAACAGGCTGACAAAGGGAGTAGACATAGGCGGATTCATAACTTCTCCTGCCAAAGTAAAATGTCTGGGCAGGAGGCAGGGCTATGCCCGGCTGCGGATTGTGATCAGGGAAGGGAAAAATCGTCAGGTAAGGAGAATGTTTGACGCCATCGGATGTCCGGTTGTTTTTCTCAGGCGGGAAAGGATGGGCAATGTCCGGCTGGGCAACCTGAGTCCGGGGGAATGGCGTTACCTGACAGAGCGTGAGGTAACCTATCTAAAATCTTTAGCAGGGGGGAACACCAAAGAATGA
- a CDS encoding oxaloacetate decarboxylase subunit alpha, translating into MAKVKIMETALRDAPQSLIATRMTTDEILPIVGLMDQAGYYSMEMWGGATFDTCLRFLNEDPWERLRKIRKKVKNTKLQMLLRGQNILGYKHYPDDVLIEFIKRAVGNGIDVIRIFDALNDVRNLETAITTTVKEGAHAQAALSYTTSPIHNIQYYIETAKKLESMGANSICIKDMAGLLKPYDAYQLVSGLKKEIHIPIELHTHCTTGLASMTYLKGIEAGADIVDCAISPLSMGTSQPPTESLVATLQGTPYDTGLNMDVLNQAADYFKTLRGKYMKNGLLNPKVLSVDVNGLIYQVPGGMLSNLLSQLKQQGEEDKYDDVLKEVPRVRADLGYPPLVTPTSQIVGTQAVLNVITGERYKMVTKETKAYVRGEYGRSPAPISDEIRHKLIGNEEPITCRPADLLKPGLEEYRNAIKGYMEQEEDVLSYALFPQVAEKFFKQRQAEKYRIDSTMLDQEDKVHPV; encoded by the coding sequence ATGGCAAAGGTAAAAATTATGGAGACTGCCCTCCGGGATGCGCCTCAATCTCTTATCGCCACAAGGATGACCACAGATGAGATTCTGCCCATTGTTGGGCTCATGGATCAGGCTGGTTATTATTCCATGGAAATGTGGGGAGGCGCAACATTTGACACTTGTCTCCGGTTTTTGAATGAAGATCCATGGGAACGTCTGCGTAAAATACGAAAAAAGGTTAAGAATACAAAGCTTCAGATGCTGCTGCGTGGCCAGAATATTCTGGGCTATAAGCATTATCCGGATGATGTTCTCATTGAATTTATAAAAAGAGCGGTTGGAAATGGAATCGACGTGATCCGTATTTTTGATGCGTTGAATGATGTGCGCAATCTGGAGACTGCAATCACCACTACGGTAAAGGAAGGCGCTCATGCTCAGGCTGCCCTGTCCTATACCACCAGTCCGATTCACAACATTCAGTATTATATCGAAACTGCAAAGAAGCTGGAGTCCATGGGCGCAAATTCCATTTGTATCAAGGACATGGCTGGATTATTGAAGCCTTACGATGCGTATCAGCTGGTCAGCGGACTGAAAAAGGAAATTCATATTCCCATTGAACTGCACACGCATTGTACAACTGGGCTGGCTTCCATGACTTACCTGAAAGGCATTGAAGCAGGCGCTGATATCGTGGACTGCGCCATTTCGCCATTGTCCATGGGTACCTCCCAGCCGCCGACGGAGTCTCTGGTGGCTACTCTTCAGGGGACACCCTATGATACCGGACTGAATATGGACGTCCTGAATCAGGCTGCCGATTACTTTAAGACTCTTCGTGGGAAGTACATGAAAAATGGGTTGTTGAATCCCAAAGTGCTTTCGGTTGATGTCAATGGATTGATTTACCAGGTACCGGGCGGTATGTTATCCAATCTTTTATCCCAATTGAAACAGCAGGGTGAGGAAGATAAGTATGATGATGTGCTGAAGGAAGTCCCACGGGTTCGTGCAGATCTCGGATATCCGCCGCTGGTTACCCCAACCAGTCAGATTGTCGGCACACAGGCTGTTCTCAACGTCATTACCGGAGAAAGATATAAAATGGTTACCAAGGAGACAAAGGCTTATGTACGCGGCGAATACGGAAGATCGCCTGCACCCATCAGCGATGAGATCCGTCACAAACTTATTGGAAATGAAGAGCCTATCACATGCCGTCCGGCAGATCTTTTGAAACCGGGCCTGGAAGAATATCGGAATGCGATTAAAGGATATATGGAGCAGGAAGAGGATGTACTCTCCTATGCTTTGTTCCCACAGGTTGCAGAAAAGTTTTTCAAACAGCGTCAGGCAGAGAAATATAGGATAGACAGTACGATGCTGGATCAGGAAGATAAAGTTCATC
- a CDS encoding biotin/lipoyl-binding protein, with the protein MRKFNIKVNGKSYEVEVEEAQNGVPAAPEASAPHPAPAANKPAPAPEKPAAASPSIGAEGSVKMKAPMPGNIVDVKVKPGDAVRKSQVVLILEAMKMENEIMAPQDGKVASVHVTKGATVNSGDLLITLD; encoded by the coding sequence ATGCGTAAATTTAATATAAAGGTAAATGGAAAGTCCTATGAAGTGGAAGTGGAAGAAGCACAGAACGGAGTGCCGGCAGCGCCCGAAGCGTCAGCACCTCACCCCGCTCCTGCTGCCAATAAGCCTGCCCCTGCTCCGGAGAAACCGGCAGCTGCTTCCCCGTCCATCGGCGCAGAGGGATCTGTTAAGATGAAGGCTCCCATGCCCGGAAATATCGTGGATGTAAAGGTGAAGCCTGGGGATGCCGTACGGAAAAGCCAGGTGGTTCTTATTCTGGAAGCCATGAAAATGGAGAATGAAATTATGGCTCCGCAGGACGGCAAAGTGGCATCGGTTCATGTAACAAAGGGAGCTACGGTAAATTCAGGAGATCTTTTGATTACATTGGACTAA